One window of Nostoc sp. C052 genomic DNA carries:
- a CDS encoding acyl-CoA dehydrogenase family protein: MDYNTAFPKQEFELIAKAGLLAAPLAKELGGWGAGIDANVTYELLMLLKQIGHGNLAVGRIYEGHINALQLIQTFGSIEQIASWAHDARDRQKIFGVWNAEASDGVKIIPCENGRYRLEGSKTFCTGTGYVERPFVNGVLPEGGWQMCIVPMDEVTTVSDPAWWQPSGMRATASYKVDFSGVELDQSYLIGQPGDYYRQPWLSVGVIRFAAVQLGGAEALFNLTRQYLQKLEYTNDPYQQERLGRMAIAIESGNLWLRGAADRVAAYAPVFGGDPTVLHPQANQLVAYANMVRTAIEQICIDVMHLCQRSVGTRGLLPPNPMERIIRDLTLYLRQPAFDAALANVGQYVLHESNPASMLWNDE, from the coding sequence ATAGATTACAATACTGCTTTTCCCAAGCAAGAGTTTGAGCTAATTGCTAAGGCTGGGTTATTGGCTGCACCATTGGCGAAAGAATTAGGCGGATGGGGTGCAGGAATTGATGCTAATGTTACCTACGAGCTTTTAATGCTATTAAAGCAAATAGGGCATGGCAATCTGGCAGTTGGGCGAATTTATGAAGGACATATCAACGCCCTACAATTGATTCAGACCTTTGGTTCTATAGAACAAATCGCAAGCTGGGCTCATGATGCCCGCGATCGCCAGAAAATATTTGGCGTTTGGAATGCTGAAGCCTCTGATGGTGTGAAGATAATTCCTTGTGAGAATGGGCGTTATCGGCTAGAAGGTTCTAAAACGTTTTGTACTGGTACTGGCTATGTTGAACGTCCTTTCGTGAATGGAGTATTGCCAGAAGGCGGTTGGCAAATGTGTATTGTGCCAATGGACGAAGTGACAACAGTTAGCGATCCAGCTTGGTGGCAACCTTCTGGGATGCGAGCTACTGCTAGTTACAAAGTCGATTTTAGCGGTGTCGAGTTGGATCAGAGCTATTTAATTGGCCAGCCAGGAGATTACTATCGACAGCCTTGGTTATCTGTTGGGGTGATTCGGTTTGCTGCTGTACAACTAGGTGGGGCAGAAGCACTGTTTAACCTAACTCGTCAGTATCTCCAAAAGTTGGAATATACAAACGATCCATATCAACAGGAACGTCTTGGCAGAATGGCGATCGCCATTGAAAGTGGTAATCTCTGGCTGCGGGGGGCTGCGGATCGAGTAGCAGCCTATGCGCCAGTGTTTGGTGGCGATCCCACTGTTCTCCACCCGCAAGCAAACCAACTCGTCGCCTATGCAAACATGGTGAGGACAGCAATTGAACAAATTTGCATTGATGTGATGCATTTGTGTCAACGTTCTGTTGGAACTCGCGGCTTACTACCACCAAATCCGATGGAACGAATTATCCGAGATTTGACTCTATATCTGCGTCAACCGGCTTTTGATGCGGCCTTGGCAAATGTCGGGCAATATGTCTTGCATGAAAGTAATCCGGCTTCAATGCTTTGGAATGATGAATGA
- a CDS encoding PIG-L deacetylase family protein, producing MMNEFGLIALPLDNPNVLPWRSINEIACSSALIVAPHPDDETLGCGGAIALLRSLNCHVQVLVISDGTLSHPRSQKYPADRLLALREAETLSALKLLSVEVNDVTFCRMQDGSISTQYQTAIASCRAYITEIAPQMIFLPWRYDPHPDHRATWKLIHTVLDDLPLSPRLIEYPIWDWDCDQRESLPVSLEVTTWRLNISAVVELKQQAIAAYHSQTTDLIDDDPEGFRLTPEMLANFTHPWEVYIEEN from the coding sequence ATGATGAATGAATTCGGCTTGATTGCATTACCACTAGACAATCCTAATGTTTTGCCCTGGCGTTCAATTAACGAGATCGCTTGTAGTTCGGCATTAATTGTCGCTCCCCATCCTGATGATGAGACATTAGGTTGTGGGGGTGCGATCGCTCTGTTACGGTCTTTAAATTGTCATGTGCAAGTGTTAGTCATCAGTGATGGTACTCTTTCACACCCTCGTTCCCAAAAATATCCCGCAGATAGACTCCTAGCTCTGCGGGAAGCGGAAACGCTATCAGCATTAAAATTACTGAGTGTAGAGGTTAATGATGTCACCTTCTGTAGAATGCAGGATGGGTCAATTTCAACACAGTATCAAACTGCAATAGCTAGTTGTCGTGCTTACATCACAGAAATCGCCCCACAAATGATCTTTTTACCCTGGCGATATGACCCTCATCCAGACCACCGAGCGACGTGGAAGTTAATTCACACAGTGCTGGATGACTTGCCCTTATCCCCCCGATTGATTGAGTATCCGATTTGGGATTGGGACTGTGACCAACGAGAGAGTCTGCCTGTATCTCTTGAGGTGACAACCTGGCGGTTGAATATTAGCGCAGTGGTGGAGTTGAAACAGCAAGCGATCGCTGCTTATCATTCCCAAACTACAGACTTAATTGATGATGACCCAGAGGGCTTTCGCCTAACTCCCGAAATGTTAGCAAACTTTACTCATCCTTGGGAAGTTTATATAGAGGAAAACTGA
- a CDS encoding class I SAM-dependent methyltransferase gives MNSLQSNSLPPSYFDKLYSEDPDPWKFETSVYEANKYAATIAALPKERYRSAFEIGGSIGVLTEKLQERCDSLLSVDVSKLAQDRAKERCQHLSNIKFQIMRVPEQYPDEIFDLTLVSEVGYYWSWEDLKKSQQCILEHLEPGGHLLLVHWTLYARDYPLSGDEVHDSFFELTPNKLRHLKGQRDEEYRLDLFERV, from the coding sequence ATGAACTCGTTACAATCCAATTCCCTACCACCTAGCTACTTTGATAAACTCTACAGCGAAGATCCTGACCCGTGGAAGTTTGAGACAAGTGTTTACGAAGCTAACAAATACGCTGCCACAATTGCAGCTTTACCGAAAGAGCGCTATCGGTCTGCCTTTGAAATCGGTGGTTCCATTGGCGTTTTAACTGAAAAACTCCAAGAACGTTGTGACTCACTGCTCTCAGTTGATGTCTCCAAACTGGCGCAGGATAGAGCAAAAGAGCGCTGTCAGCATCTCTCCAATATCAAGTTCCAGATTATGCGTGTCCCAGAGCAATATCCTGATGAAATCTTTGATTTGACCCTAGTCTCAGAAGTTGGCTATTACTGGAGTTGGGAAGACCTGAAAAAATCCCAACAGTGCATTCTAGAACACCTGGAACCTGGAGGACATCTACTTTTAGTTCATTGGACACTCTATGCCCGTGATTATCCATTGAGTGGGGATGAAGTTCATGACTCGTTTTTTGAGTTGACCCCAAATAAACTGCGGCATTTAAAAGGTCAACGGGATGAAGAATATCGACTTGATTTATTCGAGCGAGTTTGA
- a CDS encoding glycosyltransferase family A protein, whose translation MKSCVAAPGDGKMVFMESKRLLSVAEFPSVQQGKDFSQTLVQIPPSPHCEICVIVPVRNEAQTLAATLTALINQVDLQGQLLDPRSYEIILLANNCSDDSAAIARSFAQEHPDIALHIVEKTLPPAQAYIGRVRQILMDEAYRRLCSLGRTRGVIASTDGDSQVSPTWIAANLYEINCGADAVGGRILVERSGRADLHPYARACYLREVGYRYLITELETYLDPDPYDRFPGHYQHYGASLAVTAEMYALAGGLPPVRTPEDVAFYRALVRVNARFRHSSLVRVVTSARQIGRTNVGLANQLNEWIEMGRQQQPFVVEPAGAIETRFVARRQLRVMWWCVLNGYEPDRKSVVSLAEMLGVSVQWLLQKLTQPYTFGQLFEQVEERQQSEQIWASRWKFVEIGQAIGDLRLHLESLRLSRSKLQRNSTPDDLEPPKELYPTKSLQNGSLKP comes from the coding sequence ATGAAATCTTGTGTAGCTGCTCCTGGAGATGGAAAAATGGTTTTTATGGAAAGTAAACGCTTGCTCTCCGTTGCTGAATTTCCATCTGTACAGCAGGGTAAAGACTTTTCTCAAACTTTAGTCCAAATACCACCGTCACCGCATTGTGAAATTTGTGTAATTGTTCCAGTTCGCAATGAAGCTCAGACGTTGGCAGCAACCCTTACTGCCTTGATAAATCAAGTTGATCTACAAGGACAGCTTTTAGATCCTAGAAGCTACGAAATAATTTTGTTGGCAAATAATTGTAGCGATGATTCAGCAGCTATAGCCCGGAGTTTCGCCCAAGAACATCCAGATATAGCACTGCATATAGTGGAAAAAACTCTGCCTCCGGCACAAGCCTATATTGGTCGAGTGCGTCAGATTTTAATGGATGAAGCATACCGCCGTTTGTGTAGCTTAGGACGCACAAGGGGGGTAATTGCTTCAACTGATGGAGACTCGCAGGTAAGCCCAACTTGGATTGCTGCCAATCTGTATGAAATTAACTGTGGTGCTGATGCTGTAGGTGGGCGAATTCTTGTTGAACGCTCTGGCCGTGCGGATCTACACCCTTACGCCAGAGCTTGCTATCTGCGTGAAGTCGGCTACCGCTATTTAATTACTGAATTAGAAACTTATCTTGATCCCGACCCCTATGATAGATTTCCTGGACATTATCAACACTATGGAGCAAGTTTGGCAGTAACAGCAGAAATGTATGCACTGGCAGGAGGCTTACCGCCAGTGCGAACTCCTGAAGATGTAGCTTTTTACCGTGCTTTGGTGCGGGTAAATGCCCGTTTTCGCCACAGTTCTCTAGTGCGAGTAGTAACTTCGGCTAGACAAATTGGACGTACCAATGTTGGTTTAGCAAATCAGCTGAATGAATGGATAGAAATGGGACGGCAACAGCAACCATTTGTAGTCGAGCCAGCAGGGGCTATCGAAACTCGTTTTGTTGCCCGCCGCCAATTACGAGTGATGTGGTGGTGCGTTCTTAATGGCTATGAGCCAGATCGTAAGAGCGTCGTATCTTTGGCAGAGATGCTGGGAGTTTCAGTCCAATGGCTTCTACAAAAATTGACCCAACCTTATACTTTTGGTCAGTTGTTTGAACAAGTCGAAGAACGCCAGCAGTCAGAACAAATTTGGGCTTCGCGCTGGAAATTTGTGGAAATTGGACAAGCAATTGGAGACTTGCGCTTGCATCTTGAGAGTTTACGGCTCAGTCGGAGCAAACTCCAAAGAAATTCGACCCCAGATGATTTGGAACCACCTAAAGAGCTTTACCCTACAAAAAGCCTACAAAATGGGAGTCTTAAACCTTGA
- a CDS encoding FG-GAP-like repeat-containing protein: MINLTFNLSDLNGTNGFAINGVNVGDSSGASVSSTGDINGDGLDDLIIGAPNADPNGNESGQSYVVFGSKSGFGNQFNLSTLNGTNGFAINGVNVGDSSGASVSSAGDINGDGLDDLIIGAPNADPNGNESGQSYVVFGSKSGFSAQLNLSTLNGTNGFAINGINSADFSGYSVSSAGDINGDGLDDLIIGAPNADPNGNESGQSYVVFGSKSGFSAQLNLSTLNGTNGFTINGINSADFSGYSVTSAGDINGDGLDDLIIGAFLASPNGNNSGQSYVVFGRKGSFGASFELSTLNGTNGFSINGINTYDESGVSVSSVGDINGDGISDLIIGALAADPNGEKSGQSYVVFGSKGGFDAQFNLSTLNGTNGFAINGINPSDFSGQSVSNAGDINGDGLDDLIIGASSASPNGQFSGQSYVVFGSKGSFSAQLNLSTLNGTNGFVINGINPGDDSGQSVSSAGDINGDGFADLIIGAPVADPNGNNSGQSYVLFGGKNIGSSTPTLTGTAGADILVGTTSNNIIDGKAGNDTLTGNGGKDKFIIRRGDGNDTITDFGGVGKGSNPSATVIANVDTLQFTGSELTARNLQLTPQGNNLEVTFDNVASTKVTLQNFKLENLDNLSATSSRPAIGNILFDGQTSITDSFDVIDANSTQTSIFTKNTVTFLNDLNNNITGFDNSNDVINGQGGNDIINGLSGNDILRGGAGNDTLVGGAGNDTLVGGAGADRFLYNTCTAFKGSAIGVDTITGFNSSEGDKIILGKNTFSVITSAAGNGFSHKSDFQVTNKAGTSSAKIVYDPLSGQLFYNQNGSAAGFGSGRLFATLTGAPTLTASDFVLQA; encoded by the coding sequence ATGATAAATTTAACTTTTAACCTTTCGGATCTCAACGGTACTAACGGCTTTGCCATCAACGGTGTCAATGTAGGTGACTCTTCAGGTGCCTCTGTCAGCAGTACAGGAGACATTAACGGCGATGGTCTTGACGACCTGATTATTGGGGCACCAAATGCTGACCCCAATGGTAACGAATCAGGGCAGAGTTATGTGGTGTTTGGTAGCAAAAGCGGTTTTGGTAATCAATTCAACCTCTCCACCCTCAACGGCACTAACGGCTTTGCCATCAACGGTGTCAATGTAGGTGACTCTTCAGGTGCCTCTGTCAGCAGTGCAGGAGACATTAACGGCGATGGTCTTGACGACCTGATTATTGGGGCACCAAATGCTGACCCCAACGGTAACGAATCAGGGCAGAGTTATGTGGTGTTTGGCAGCAAAAGCGGTTTTAGTGCCCAACTCAACCTCTCCACCCTCAACGGCACTAATGGCTTTGCCATCAACGGCATTAATTCAGCTGACTTCTCGGGTTATTCTGTCAGCAGTGCAGGAGACATTAACGGCGATGGTCTTGACGACCTGATTATTGGGGCACCAAATGCTGACCCCAATGGTAACGAATCAGGGCAGAGTTATGTGGTGTTTGGTAGCAAAAGCGGTTTTAGTGCCCAACTCAACCTCTCCACCCTCAACGGCACTAATGGCTTTACCATCAACGGCATTAATTCAGCTGACTTCTCGGGTTATTCTGTCACCAGTGCGGGAGACATCAACGGCGACGGTCTTGACGACCTGATTATCGGGGCATTCTTGGCCTCCCCCAATGGAAACAACTCAGGACAGAGCTACGTGGTATTTGGTAGAAAGGGCAGCTTTGGTGCTAGTTTTGAGCTTTCCACCCTTAACGGCACTAACGGCTTTAGCATCAATGGTATCAATACATATGATGAATCAGGTGTCTCTGTGAGCAGTGTGGGAGACATCAACGGTGACGGCATCTCTGACCTAATTATCGGGGCATTAGCTGCCGACCCCAACGGCGAAAAGTCAGGTCAGAGTTACGTGGTGTTTGGTAGCAAGGGGGGTTTTGATGCCCAATTCAACCTCTCCACCCTCAACGGTACTAACGGCTTTGCCATCAACGGCATTAATCCAAGTGACTTCTCAGGTCAATCTGTGAGCAATGCGGGAGACATCAACGGTGACGGTCTTGACGACCTGATTATCGGGGCATCAAGTGCCTCCCCCAACGGTCAATTTTCTGGGCAGAGCTATGTGGTGTTTGGCAGTAAGGGCAGTTTTAGTGCCCAACTCAATCTCTCCACCCTCAATGGCACTAATGGCTTTGTCATCAACGGCATTAATCCAGGTGACGACTCAGGGCAGTCTGTGAGCAGTGCGGGAGACATCAACGGTGACGGCTTCGCTGACCTGATTATCGGCGCACCTGTTGCTGACCCCAACGGCAACAACTCAGGGCAGAGCTACGTGCTGTTTGGGGGGAAGAATATAGGCAGTAGCACCCCTACCCTTACGGGAACAGCTGGTGCAGATATTCTTGTAGGCACCACCAGCAACAATATCATCGACGGGAAAGCTGGTAATGATACCCTCACAGGTAATGGTGGTAAAGATAAATTTATTATTCGTCGAGGTGATGGCAATGACACCATCACTGATTTTGGTGGGGTAGGTAAAGGCTCAAACCCATCAGCAACGGTAATTGCCAATGTTGATACACTGCAATTTACAGGTAGTGAACTAACTGCCCGAAATCTGCAACTAACTCCTCAGGGCAACAACTTAGAAGTTACCTTTGACAATGTGGCTTCTACTAAAGTCACTCTGCAAAACTTCAAATTAGAAAACCTGGATAACCTATCAGCAACTTCTTCAAGACCTGCTATTGGTAATATTTTGTTTGATGGGCAAACCAGCATCACAGACAGCTTTGATGTTATTGATGCCAACTCCACTCAAACTAGCATTTTTACCAAAAACACTGTCACCTTCCTCAATGACTTAAACAATAACATCACAGGTTTTGACAACTCCAATGATGTGATTAATGGTCAAGGGGGTAATGACATTATCAATGGCTTGAGTGGCAATGACATACTGAGAGGCGGTGCTGGTAATGATACCCTCGTCGGTGGTGCGGGTAATGATACCCTCGTCGGTGGTGCGGGTGCTGACCGATTCCTTTACAATACTTGTACTGCTTTTAAAGGTTCTGCAATTGGTGTAGATACTATTACTGGCTTTAACAGTTCTGAAGGTGACAAGATTATACTGGGTAAAAATACCTTTAGTGTGATCACTTCTGCTGCGGGAAATGGTTTTAGTCACAAGAGTGATTTTCAAGTCACTAATAAAGCTGGGACTAGCAGTGCGAAAATTGTCTACGACCCGTTGAGTGGGCAATTGTTCTACAACCAAAATGGCAGTGCAGCGGGTTTTGGTAGTGGCCGTTTATTTGCAACTCTAACTGGTGCGCCAACGCTTACAGCATCAGATTTTGTTTTGCAAGCATAA
- a CDS encoding SDR family oxidoreductase, translating into MNHTLKNKRALITGGSRGIGAAIVKRLASEGADVAFTYTSSPDRANEIVQAAQALGVRALAIQADSAEASAVVAAVEDTVNKLGGIDILVNNAGVLAIGAIDDFKLADFDRTFAVNVRAVFVATQAAVKHMKGGGRIINIGSTNAERMPFAGGGIYAMSKSALQGLVQGLSRDLGPRGITINNVQPGPIATEMNPSEGEFAEMLKKHIAVVRYGTVEEVAGLVAYLAGPESGYITGANLMIDGGFSA; encoded by the coding sequence ATGAACCACACACTCAAAAATAAACGCGCACTTATTACTGGCGGCAGTCGCGGTATCGGGGCAGCGATCGTCAAGCGTTTAGCTAGTGAAGGCGCTGATGTTGCCTTCACATATACCAGCTCACCCGATCGCGCGAACGAAATCGTCCAGGCAGCGCAAGCATTAGGTGTCCGAGCTCTTGCCATCCAAGCTGACAGTGCCGAAGCTAGTGCAGTGGTTGCCGCTGTTGAGGACACTGTGAATAAATTGGGCGGCATTGATATTCTCGTCAACAATGCAGGCGTGCTGGCGATCGGGGCGATCGACGATTTCAAGCTGGCGGACTTCGATCGAACCTTTGCCGTTAACGTGCGTGCCGTATTTGTGGCGACGCAAGCCGCAGTCAAGCACATGAAAGGGGGCGGACGCATTATTAACATTGGTAGTACCAACGCCGAACGGATGCCATTTGCTGGTGGCGGCATTTATGCCATGAGTAAATCTGCTCTCCAAGGACTTGTGCAAGGCCTTTCACGTGACCTCGGCCCGCGCGGAATTACGATCAATAACGTGCAGCCCGGGCCGATCGCTACAGAGATGAATCCCTCGGAGGGTGAGTTTGCCGAAATGCTCAAAAAGCACATTGCGGTAGTCCGCTACGGCACCGTTGAAGAGGTTGCGGGATTGGTTGCTTATCTGGCTGGCCCGGAGTCTGGTTACATCACCGGCGCAAACCTGATGATTGACGGAGGGTTTAGCGCATAA
- the moeB gene encoding molybdopterin-synthase adenylyltransferase MoeB, with protein MLNPNLDEIQLTKDDYERYSRHIILPEVGLEGQKRLKAASVLCIGTGGLGSPLLLYLAAAGVGRIGIVDFDVVDTSNLQRQVIHGTSWVGKPKIESAKNRIHEINPYCQVDLYETRLTSENALELIQPYDIVVDGTDNFPTRYLVNDACVLLNKPNVYGSILRFEGQATVFNYEGGPNYRDLFPEPPPPGMVPSCAEGGVLGILPGIIGLIQATETVKIILGQGNTLSGRLLLYNALDMKFRELKLRPNPIRPVIEKLIDYEEFCGIPQAKAEEAKQQLESQEITVKDLKELLDSGAKDFVLLDVRNPNEYDIAKIPGSVLVPLPDIENGNGVAKVKEILNGHRLIAHCKMGGRSAKALAILKEAGIAGTNVKGGITAWSREIDPSVPEY; from the coding sequence ATGCTAAATCCCAATCTGGACGAAATCCAGTTGACCAAAGACGATTACGAACGCTACTCCCGCCACATAATTTTACCGGAAGTAGGATTAGAAGGACAGAAACGCCTAAAAGCTGCCAGTGTACTGTGTATCGGTACAGGTGGACTCGGTTCACCACTACTTTTATATTTGGCGGCGGCGGGTGTTGGACGCATCGGGATTGTCGATTTTGATGTTGTCGATACTTCTAATCTGCAACGCCAAGTAATTCACGGTACATCCTGGGTGGGTAAACCTAAGATTGAATCGGCAAAAAACCGGATTCACGAGATTAACCCCTATTGTCAGGTTGATTTATACGAAACTCGTCTGACTTCCGAAAACGCCCTGGAGCTTATTCAACCTTACGATATCGTAGTGGATGGTACTGATAACTTCCCCACCAGATATCTAGTTAACGACGCTTGTGTATTGCTGAATAAGCCCAACGTCTATGGTTCAATTTTACGGTTTGAAGGACAAGCTACTGTATTTAACTACGAAGGTGGCCCTAACTATCGCGACCTTTTCCCAGAACCACCACCACCAGGAATGGTTCCCTCTTGTGCAGAAGGCGGCGTATTGGGAATTTTGCCCGGAATTATTGGTTTAATTCAGGCAACCGAAACTGTTAAAATCATTCTGGGACAAGGTAACACTCTCAGTGGACGATTGCTGCTATACAACGCCTTAGATATGAAATTCCGGGAGTTGAAACTCCGTCCTAACCCGATTCGCCCAGTGATTGAAAAGCTGATAGACTACGAAGAATTCTGTGGAATTCCACAAGCTAAGGCAGAGGAGGCAAAACAGCAGTTGGAAAGTCAAGAAATAACCGTCAAAGATTTGAAGGAATTGCTGGATAGCGGTGCGAAAGATTTTGTACTGCTGGATGTCCGCAACCCCAATGAGTACGACATTGCCAAGATTCCAGGTTCAGTGTTAGTGCCTTTACCAGACATTGAAAATGGGAATGGCGTTGCCAAAGTGAAGGAAATATTGAATGGTCATCGCTTAATTGCTCATTGTAAGATGGGCGGGCGATCGGCAAAAGCCCTCGCCATACTTAAGGAAGCTGGGATTGCTGGAACGAATGTCAAAGGCGGAATTACCGCTTGGAGTCGAGAAATCGATCCTTCTGTTCCAGAGTATTAA
- a CDS encoding Mov34/MPN/PAD-1 family protein → MIRLSQEHLQIIRTHAESTYPDECCGIILGYLANEGKTVVEVIPTENAWNTEAASEFPGERTTESKRRQYAIAPEVMLKTQKQARERSLNIIGIIHSHPDHPAIPSECDRLYAWQGYSYIIVSVQNGKAGELKSWSLDDHYQFQAEEIKNIK, encoded by the coding sequence ATGATCCGACTGAGCCAAGAACACTTGCAAATCATCCGCACCCATGCCGAAAGCACTTACCCAGATGAGTGCTGTGGTATAATTTTGGGCTATCTGGCTAATGAGGGCAAAACTGTGGTAGAAGTCATACCAACAGAAAATGCTTGGAATACAGAAGCGGCATCTGAGTTTCCAGGGGAACGGACAACAGAAAGTAAAAGACGGCAATATGCGATCGCACCTGAAGTTATGCTAAAAACACAAAAGCAAGCACGGGAGCGCTCACTGAACATTATCGGCATTATTCATTCTCATCCAGATCATCCTGCTATCCCTTCAGAATGCGATCGCCTATACGCTTGGCAGGGATACTCGTATATAATAGTATCCGTTCAAAACGGTAAAGCTGGAGAACTCAAAAGCTGGAGCCTTGACGATCATTATCAGTTTCAAGCAGAGGAAATTAAAAATATAAAATAA